The genomic DNA TAGTAAAAAAATGATGTGAGTTGGTATTTGATTATTATTGCGAGACGTATTTGAGTTGGATTAGTATGGTttattttagtataaatagatagTTAGAGTCTGTGTAATTTGAGTAGGATAATTAGTATCATACCAGTATTCGTTTTTATGGACTTCGAGTAGTTATAAAACAAATTCTGCCCCAAAGCGCGGAAGTAACTATAAAACAACATCAGTAGTTTTTAAGAGTTTAATTATAGGGTTAAGTTACTGTACAAAGGAGTTTTAACATACAAAATACCCTTAACGTGAGAAGTGGAGAAATTTTTAAgttttttgaaaaatgttttttcCTCTCTTATTAATCACATATTTTAgtccaaaaattcaaaaataaaaaaaatcatgattttatatttgtagagtaattatgtaacTTAATAGAGCaattataattactctacaaaattgTAGAGTAAGTATACTTACCATACAATAATTACTCTACTCTTGtaaaatcacattttttttttatattttacaatTAAACATTAGTTTTTAATACTAGCGAATAAGAATAAGAAAAAAAAGTTTCCTGCATTTTTGTATGTAAAACTCATTAGTATGTGACTTTTACGCTAATTATAAAATACAAACAAGTGTATACCCTCAAGTCAAACAAATAACATAAAAACACACCCAGCAAAAGTCGCAACTCATAAATACCAAAATGAATCAATATTCACGGCACCTCATGCATGACTATTATTTATGAAGTGATCAAGTCCAACATGAACTCGCGTCCAACCAATCATCATTCCTCTCCAAGTCCAAATTTAACTCAAATTCCTCCTGATATATCGCCAACCTGTAAACTGGTCTCCGGCCACCGCACTCCTCCGTCGGCCGCCACAAGATCATCATGATGGATCAATCAATGAAAGCTGGAACCCCTATTGCCCTTTGCACTTTATTGCTTATATCATTAACTTTTATTTATCTTCTATCAGGAGAAAACCCTTCGGTTTCAATAACCTCCATGACCCGCAAGCTTCATCATTCGAAACATTCGTTAGCCATCGTAAGCTTCTTCATACTTGACTTTTTTTTTATGGCTTTAGGTGGTTTGGAGAAGTTTTCATGGTTTCCAGTCAATTTTTGTAACTTGTTTTGATTCTAAGTGACCTGCTAGCTGAACTAACGGATGTGATAAGTGTTAACGAGGGTCTGCTAGCTGAACTAGCAGATGTTATGTCTCATAAACGCTATTCACAACCGCTTTTTCGACTAGCACATCACCTAGAATCAAAAAAAGTTCAAAAAGTTAACTAGATACCATGAAAACTTCCTCAAACCAGTAAAGATTagaaaaatatatacatatatatatttcatacttAATGTCTTAACAATCTATTGAATTCTATTCAATTTCCTTAAATATATATCGTGTGTTGTGTGATTGCAGCATGAGACTTCAATGTATAGAGATGAGTTGGAAACAGCCTTGGAGGGAGCTTCGATGGCCAACAAAACGGTGATCATCACCATCGTGAACCGAGCTTATACCGAGGGGGACAAACCAATGCTTGATATATTCTTAGACGGGTTTTGGCTAGGAGAAAATACAAGGCAATTGACCAACCATCTTTTGATCGTGGCAGTTGACCAAACCGCGTTTGAACGGTGTACGTTTCTTAGATTACATTGTTACAAGTTGAAAACCGATGGCGAGGACTTTGTCGACGAAAAGACTTACATGTCTGAGGATTTCATAAAGATGATGTGGCAAAGAACCCGTTTTCTTGGAGATGTTCTTCGGCGTGGATACAACTTTGTTTTTACGGTAAGTCAATTTTACAATGTGTTATAACTTATATTACAtctattttattattttagggGTTAAACGTGTGggaacatgttgaatttatatcTACCTTATTTTAGGGACTAAGCATGTGGAAACATGTTAAATTTACATTTACAATTATgaaataatatattaaattttatataCGAATAATTTTTTAAGTTACCGATTTCTAgaactttatatataaaaaggtATACAATTTTACGTCTTCTAAATttaaacaaaatttaataaatagtTAACCAAAGTAATACATTAATTTTACGTCTTCTAAATttaaacaaaatttaataaatagtTAACCAAAGTAATACATTAAAATCTAATATACGAAATATAAATAAATGCATTTTCACCCCTACACTCTCTTATATAGTTATTTGTACTCCTTACAAGTTTAGTTCGATCATATCGTTTTTCCTGGGTGAGGTGAACTATGTTTTAAACTTTCTTTTTATCCaaatactatgacaaacttgttTTCATCAATTTAAAGCTAAAAGTAATATgatgttttaaattttgtttattatattatatagatgATAAAAGAGTAAAGTAGTCTGTTATTTTAGGTATAAAAATGAAAAGTATTATATTTTAGAACTTGGATATTTTTTCAAAAACGtttactatttaattaatatttaaatattttCTCCATAGAAGTCCACGAATCTTGATAGACTGGACCCAATGGCGACGTGCCTTTTCCTTCCTTTTTACTACGAATTATCAACTAAACTTATCATTATATTATAACTATAAATGTAGAATCAAGAAATTAAATCGACGATTATCAGGCATTGTCTTAATTTTGATTTTTCTTTAAATACGTGTCTAACATAactagaaaagaaaatgaaataaaGAATGCAGTTTTAATGTTTTATGCATCTCTacattaaaaaataatatataaatgcATTGGTGAAAATCATTATAGAACGCGAAATTATTGAAAGTACATTAAGAAAAAAATGAAATCAGTTAACGTTTTTATCAGTGATTTATATTCTTTAAATCTTATACTTTTTACATAACATGCATAGATTTTCTACAAATGTGTTGCCAATATAATCTACATATGTAGGTTATATACATATACAACCAATAAACATATTTCTCAGTTTTCAAAAATAACTTTCATGAGATGGTTGAGAAACAATAAACCTTATAACTTTATTGGTTTTCTAAATTAGAAAAATAAATGGTTCATTTTGTTGTTACGTGTTCTCTCAATATACAGTGCATATATGTTCTTTTATATAAAAACCATTTTGGATACAATGTCTATATAAAAACCATTTTATATGAATATTACTTATTTGTCATCTACACGCTTATATGATTATACAGTATTTATGGTTCTCAATATTATATTGGTTATGAAATAAATATTGCCGCACATGTGCATACACAAACAGACACAGATGGGTAACCATGACAATATCATCGACGGATTAGTGATAATCAAccatataaatatttattttcaaTTATACCTTAACTTTGTAGGCCATCATCGGGATTCATCCGATAATTACTATTGGATCACCAAcgaattttgaaatttttggtTATTTTGGAATTGTTATTTTTCATTAATGAGATAGTGTGTTTTTTTTTAGTAGTGTTAATAAGGCACgtaaaataatatattaaaaaatgtaCGCTATCAAGTCATTCTTAATAACATAGTTTCATGTTGAATGAATTACAGGACACCGATGTTTTGTGGCTAAGGAATCCCTTTCCAAGGCTAACCCTAAACGAAACTATTGATCTTCAAATAAGTGTGGATCAGTTTAATGGCAATCAATGGTCACAAACAAATCCGATAAACACCGGTTTCTACATGATCAAATCTAACAACAAGACTATCGCATTGTTTGATGAATGGTATGGGCAAAGAAACAACTCAACTGGAAAGAAAGAACAAGATGTTCTTGTTGAGCTAATGCAAAAAAGTGCTTTTGAAAGGTTAAGGCTTAGGGTTAGGTTTTTGGACACTATTTATTTCAGTGGATTTTGTCAAGATAGTAGAGATGCTAACATTGTTTCAACTGTACATGCAAATTGTTGCCGGAGTATTAGAGCGAAAGTCACTGATTTGGTCACGGTTATTCACGATTGGAAGAGATTTAAAGATCCATCTCGAAATAAGACAATCGAATATCGATGGTCAAATCACTTAGCATGCCAAAAGTCATGGATTTCGTGAGTTAGTTCATGCATTCGCCAAATGGATTGCATAAGAACTCTTTGAAATTTGAGTGTTTCTTTATCTTATTCTTTGTTGTTATTCAACTCAAGCTGCAATATGGAATGAGACAAATATTATTGTTTATTAAACGTAATGTATGCGACGAGTAATAAAAAAAGTTCATAACATCGTCTCCCTTAATTATGTTttcatacaattttttttttctagcatACTATCTAAATAAATTCTTGAACAATTCATTGTCAAAGCCATAAACTAAAATATTGAGTACTTTTTTGGGTGTATTTTTCTTTCGTAACACTTTTAACATGGCTGCTAAACTTAATTAGTAAGTGTTTCATATTGaagtttttatttatatttgggTTATCAGATAAATATTTGTAACTTTCACCGTTTGACCGATAGCACTCACAACTTATGAATTGTATTACGTCACTTTATTCTATCaatcatatttttcattttttatgttGTCCATAATTTGTAATATCCATGTTATGTGCAAGTAACCGgttccaaaaaaaaaagttaacctGATGCACACATGAACTGTCTTACATCCAagtttaggaaaaaaaaaaagaaataaggAAATGATATATCAATTAAATCTATAAATTAATCAGTAGAATCTTTGTACTAGACTATTTGGTATCGTCTTTTTGTGTCACTATCCAAATGAACTCAAAAATCGGATGGATTAATGTTAACTGATAAAATGAATATAAATAAACTATGATTATTGTTATACTATATTGAAATttctaatattattatttttgttattttgaaagaacaagaagaaaacaaagaaaacataGGATTTGGTGAATTTCAAATAACAAATTTCACCAATAAGATACGGAGACTCACTTCACATTTGGAATTGCACAAAAAATACTATTTATCTCAGAGAGGTCTGCAGAAAATTATGGGAAAACGTCAATGGTTGCTGCCTTATTTGTAAAAAAACAATAGAGCACGTTATAAAGAATTAATAGGGAAGTTGGACATTCGAGAAAGAAAACTCGTTAATTTGAAGAGTTAGTTTGAATGATTCCCTTACAGATTGATGAACTTCTTTTTGCTTTAAGCAATTCATGTAAGAATGAATCGGGAAAAACCTATGACTGTACCATCTACAAGAAAAGACCTTATAATAGTGAATATGGTACCTCACCACCTAACAATGCATGATGTTCCTTGACTCATTGTAACTCTAGAAGGTGAAGATGTTATTGAATGTGAACCAATACTGGATTATTTACACCGAGGTATAGAAAATACTGCGGAAAATCAATCGAATATACAATATTGCCTTATGTAACACGTTAGGATTAATTAGCTACTATGTTTCACAGAAGTATAAACTGTAAATGCGCTAGAGCAATTAGGCAATATTCAAGTCCCTAAAGGGCCAGTTATATCAGAGTCATCATGTTGGAGTTCAGTCATATAGCTTCGCATCCCTTTTATGGCAGATATCGAGGCGCAGACTAATTTCCTCTATATTTTTTGAGAAAGAGAATTGATATATGACCGATTCAAAGCTGCCATCCGTATGCGAATGATgcacaattattattattattattattattattttttgcaTTGGTGGAATCCTTGCTAATGTACCTCATGGCTGGATAGATAAATGTTTGGATTTTTGCGATTATTTTTTTAATAGGAATTGTTGAATCTCAAAAGCTTATTACTCGGAATTCCATTTGTTAGAACGGATTGAAGGAGTAGGCATTATTTGTAGAGAGGAAGCAATAAATTGAGGTTTTTCGGGACCAATGCTACGAACTTTAGAAATATTATTCGAGTTATCGCGTGATTAGTCTTGGATTTATCTTTTTAATCATAGGAAATAAGCATGTGGATCATGTTGGAGTTAGGATCCAAAGGAAACTTGGGCCTTTGTTACTTGAATCGTATTCGCAATTCATTTGCATACTCGAACAAATAAAAATTTGCAAGGAGTAATTCTGCAATTATGGCGACTCTAGGCTTTCTTATTATTGTATATGCTATTTTTGGGTCAATCTATTAGGAATAGGGTTACATAGTTATGGTTCATTTACGTTAACCTATAGTTAAATTCAAGAAAAACTTCGTAAGAATACAAACAAAATGCAATATGGTGTATATAAAACATCTTGTCTCAACCGGCGAAACCCATGTGAATCAAGTGATATAGTGATTCACACAATTCTCACAAATGCAAAATACATTGGGTAAAAAATTACATTCATATTATGTTTTGACTTTATATAGATTTAAGAGAATAAAAATACTTCTTTTTTTTATTAACCAACTCTTAAAAATAATAGGAGTTTTATTTAAAGAAAACTATCTATAAAAATAATTAGATAGAGTACCTTTAACCTTTTATCAATTGATAGTCAAAAAACAAAATTATTGGGGTACATACGAATACCTATTACAAGTATAAAAATGGAGATGGAAACAAATAACTCGCAAGGTCCAGACTAAAAAAACATAAGAGTTTGGAGTATTAAAAAACTTGTATCCATAGAATATTTGACGTTGCATAAATAATAAATACAGGATTTAATATCATTCCAATTGCCACTACGAAAGTGATTGTAATTTTGGGCATTAAAAGATATTTTTGGCTGGTAAATATTCCCAAAAAAAACTAGCATTTCTGCAACAAAACCACTAATACCTGGTAATGCAAGCGAAGCCATGAAAAAGCTACTGAACATTGTAATGAGTTTTGGCATGAGGATAGCTACTCCACCTACTTCTTTGAGATAAATAAGACGAATTCTATCATAACTCATTCCCGCAGAAAAAAGTGCAGCACCGATAAAGCCATCAGAGATTATTAGTAAAATAGTTCCATTGAGTCTCGTATCGGTTATTGAAGCAATTCCTTTAAGATGAAACCCATATGAGATACGGAGGAATATGTTATTCTTTTTTTAATTACGTTGGCCGGGAGATGGTGAAGAGGCATAGATTATCTGTATTATGCTACTATCATCaaccaaaaagaaaatatagaatGAGCATGTGGAAATAATTCCATAATAATCCGAATCAATCCATACACTCCCATTTTTAATAAAATTCTAGCTAGAAGCATACAAGTACTTAATGCACATCTCCATGGGTATCTTGTAACCATGTATGTAAGGGTAGAATCGGCAATTTGACAgcaaaaatcaataaaaattccTATATAGAATATATGACTTATTAACCGATGTTTCAAAATTTATTGTTGGTTCATTAGAACTGTATAATCTGACACCCAAAACTCCCATTAAGAGAAAAATGAAATTCCTCGCCGTGTAGTAAATAACTTTTGTGGTTGATTAAAGTCGTTTCTGTTCTCCCGACATGGATAGAAGTAGACAAACTGGAATTAATTCTAATTCTCACTTGATGAAAAAAAGTAAGTGGTCccgagaaaaaaaaaattatcatattttACCATAAGAAATGGAATAATCGAGAATAAAGTTGTAAGTAGTAAGCAAGCTGCTAAAGTAGTGATAATCCTTTTAATAAAATGATACCTATAGGCAGTGCATTCATTCTTAATTTCCAACGCAAATAAAAAAATTGATCCATTTCCCAGCTTTCAACTCCACTAGCACTCTCAAATTAATTCAACCGTAactgaagaaacactgaactgATTAAGGTTactaatcagtttggtttatgttcctatcatagtggttaatcttctaatgagtatttgagctccgacttgatgtgtgatcctgcaaaacagaacaccgttactcgttaagaggggaatgtgggggtttccctcttaaccaggctccggcgtgagaataagcgactgttttgagagtaattaagtgctaagagtgagagtagagggaatgggatcctttaacctgtggaatgaggtctctatttatagccggagaggtgtaagaggatatgggctgatgggccttgggccggaaatggACAGCGTAGCGGATATGCTCCCTGCCTTGCTGGTGCCgaccgtttagtggcttctagaagctcTTTgttgctggcgcaccttgattggagccacgtgtcattgttgtcggccctgctgtctttctgccatcagcagacaagtggagatcgtgggacagttgtctccgtcccctgattggtgccacgtaggcgtccttatgtATTtatcgtcaggcgatcgtggcgcacgattgaccagaccctgctggacgttcattggctcttttcactgccacttgtaccttgtgtaccactggaGGTAGCCTTGCGCTTCCCTCCTGTGTGGTTCTTGTTGGGCATGTAACTAACCCGCGCGTGGTTAGTATGCCCATGTGTTCCCTTATTTTATGCCAAGTGCTGCTATCTGGGTTTCTTGAGAATCGGACCTCGCGCGAGTTTCTCAGTAAGAGGTTTATTAAAATAAGGAGTATGTCTCAAGCGCAACCACACGggggtttgcgcggctttttgggaccataccccttcaagtccccccagtccagtgctgcaccatgcgcaacgcaagtggttggagctctggacttagaaaaataaaagaaGGGGAATGCTCTCTGGAATTTGGTTGGTGTGGCGCGTTGTAAAATTGTTGTTTTCAACTGCGCAGCTTATCCAGGCAGGTTCCAAGTGGTTCCTTGGGTATCTGATCGGGCGCGAGGTGTTGTTGAGGTGATGTTAGCTTGCGCGGCCCTGGTAACTTTTCACTGAAGTTACTTGTAattttatggcgggaaacttcgaaatttgaactctgGCAAGTTGGTGGAATAAGTCGTTGAGTGCGACGTTTGAGTTAACCCCTGGCATGGGCGTCATCATGTCGACTGCGACGGTTGCACttcgtgtcaggagagtgaggcccacgcgcgcgtggtaaccgtcacccctgcTTTTCCGCTTGACGTGACAATCTCTCATTGGCTAGCCTAGCGGCGAATACGGCACgcttacccatcgcattaaatgcgatgggtatatatatctgAAGAGATGTGAGACGGTTCTCACTTCTCTCTTCCTTGCTTTCTACTTTCCTCTCCTTTCTTTGAATCTTcaagatttcttcaaatcttcaagagaGTTCTTCAGATCTTCAAGTTTTCTTCAAAAATTCTTGTTACAATGACTGAAGAACACCATGAGGCTGTTTCTACCGAGGAGGGTCCGGTTCCTGTCCTCAAGTGGGATCTCGGCCTATTTGAACAATTTGTTCGAGGTTTCCGGttcccaccggagtgggatgctCGGTACCCGGCTCCGGGCCAGACCGCCGCCGACGCACCGCCGGGTTACATTACCCTATATGAAGACTTTTTCCTTCAGGGTAACTTTAGGTTACCGGCGACTAACTTTCTGGGAAACATCTTGCACTTTTATAATTTTCACCTTTCCCAGATGAGCCCTCCTGGGATGGTTCGGGTTCGTCACTTCGAATTTCTGTGCCGTTCTCATGGTATTGAGCCGACTGTCGAGAAGTTCCGGGCTTTTTATCAGTTGCAACGAACGATGGGGTTCTTCTCTTTTGCCAGCCGTGGTGCTGCAAAGAAGATCTTACTAAATCCTCCTAAGAGTTTTCACGATTGGAAACCTAAGTTTTTCTTCATTAGGGAGGAGGTGCTTCCGATTACCATGTTGTTCAGGGACTGGACTGAGGCTGTTTTGAAGGAGGATCTTCCAATCCCCAAGCAAGCGCTGTGGTATCAACAATTAACCCCTACCCCTAATCGGGTGTTTGGGGAAAATGTGTTGGTAGCTGCGCAGATGAGTGACCGGTGGTCACCCGACAGCAAAGAGGTCCCTGTCTTGAAGATTGGCGATCAGGGTTAGTGACTTTCTCCCtctccattgatttaagtttgcTTTTTCTTACATAATATATTCTGACTTGTAGATGCGCAACTATATCAAGCTGCCTTTGCCACTTTTGCTGGATCAATGGGCGTGCGCCCGTTGCGCGAGGATGAAGAGAGCTGGTATGAGCAGATCAGGGGCAACTTCATGTACCCTGTTGCTGATGCATTTGCCGCGCCGCCAATTGCAACAGAAGGTGCGCTATTCCCTAAACCTCGtcctttgcgctctgtgactcCTGCTGGAAAAGAGGTTctttatctttccagcgaggagtctgtaggGTCTTCAAACGGCGAGCTAAGTTCGTGGTCTAATatatttgcaggtgtgttgcgcgacctggggattgacccagaagagaagaagaaaaaacCCCTGAAGAAGAAAACAGTTAAAACGGACTTGGAGGTGACCAGCAAGGGGGCTGGTAGTCGCGCAACCGCTGCTGCTGttaaaggtactcttcgccttcgacAAAGTGACTTAGACGATTATGTGATAATAAGTGACTCACTTGAAGGCTTGTCGCGCACAGCTGATATAAAGACTAGAGCGGGTAGCTCGAAAAGCTTTGGAAGCGGgggttctcgtaaccctgatGCTGGCGCGACCCCATCAGTCCATGAAGAAGAGGCAACcgaagaagaagaggatgttgCTGCCCGGTTAGTCACCAGAAAGAGAGTGAGGAGCgagactgtaacacctcgaatttttgtgtccaatgatgtgttaacacgtgtcatttgtttacacgtggcatctataataaataaaggactaatttcgacaaaccttgaaagtatataaattcgagggttataaatgtcaacaagggtaatatactgtatagtaaccctaaataaatgcttgtaccttcaaacaaataaatcataaatcatacggaagcgaaacgcggaagaaagcgagagattacgaactacaggggttaactgtgtcaacatgtttaatattacctctgagtgaccctttaacgttcccaaggcttcgtaacagtattatacgctcactagaatataccgtataaattccgcgaagttccgtcttaaaacgatagagttatactcaaattcgtataagaagggttaaaagcgtcaacagtgaaagttaaggctttccaatataattaataaataaaccggggacttaatagcgcgggtaaataacacgaggcccctatcggtaaataaccgagggccaaaccgcaaagttaccccttcaaacccgaaaggtcaggtaaatcattacgaaagatttcgttattaattacctggatttcgtaatcatgacaaaagatttaaaatttctgaaatcttaaccccacgcggcccgcgttgcatattgggttaagttgaggcgggccgcgagcctcctcaattacgcgtctgatcttttaatcccaggcggcccgcattgtaaacgcatggaacctccatgcgggccgtattagacgcccagatgcagaattgttgtaactacttggcctttggagcatttgaacgatcatgagccaataaatgaggcatgggcaccctacatttgacccatacaccttaggggacatatgcccatcatccatgatcagtgtaggctgagttgtgatgatcttggaccttaacattggctataaatagtcACCTTaggcacataacattcacaacatcaaaaacacacatctctgatcattgcaagagctctcaagtccttttctctgctccataagcaagaacacaacttctgtaagtgatctaaccctttgtggtttcacatttccatagtaaatggctaagaaccaaaccgtcgtaactacggtttgactttacaataaatcagaaatggttcagtcttatgacgaatcaaaagtggttatgagttggtatttatgtgggtaa from Helianthus annuus cultivar XRQ/B chromosome 7, HanXRQr2.0-SUNRISE, whole genome shotgun sequence includes the following:
- the LOC110869111 gene encoding uncharacterized protein At1g28695, encoding MMDQSMKAGTPIALCTLLLISLTFIYLLSGENPSVSITSMTRKLHHSKHSLAIHETSMYRDELETALEGASMANKTVIITIVNRAYTEGDKPMLDIFLDGFWLGENTRQLTNHLLIVAVDQTAFERCTFLRLHCYKLKTDGEDFVDEKTYMSEDFIKMMWQRTRFLGDVLRRGYNFVFTDTDVLWLRNPFPRLTLNETIDLQISVDQFNGNQWSQTNPINTGFYMIKSNNKTIALFDEWYGQRNNSTGKKEQDVLVELMQKSAFERLRLRVRFLDTIYFSGFCQDSRDANIVSTVHANCCRSIRAKVTDLVTVIHDWKRFKDPSRNKTIEYRWSNHLACQKSWIS